A window of the Desulforapulum autotrophicum HRM2 genome harbors these coding sequences:
- a CDS encoding porin family protein produces MVSIPKESKPIPTPALVGILTCVMVVSWAVQTFAMKMEFSPSLYISEDYTDNHFQTDTDKREEFYTTYGVGLSLGFLERTGQAVLSYSPEFKDYKNNYESDGWEHNASFAGNLNPSKQVAVDFSFNYDGHGDDNQGDTWQHGAYVGTAIQVTRHTDLTLSGDYTKSYDRQVRTGEWKESEDTSITTKVTHQFGEMNSLDLGYTYSFDNYADLDSDEYESHEPSAFISFWFTPQWGFDSNISFESRTYEIDEDEKIYTGDIRLIKKITRHFDTYVKYKHTRTNRDSGDESVYNPSVGFDWSITEDSGLSLGLGYLIQEWDTETDSGLFVDLDAFKTFDFSRRGTLTLSASSGYDASSDDAASLGFNVYYQAGFLYSYEVTKRLSADLDGSYIRDEYTEPDVNRVDNTTNLGLSLSWMPLRWMNIRFSYNFEDYTSDSDTIAEYTENKATMMVTLYPLRTLPAKELISRSDFDKRIFKN; encoded by the coding sequence ATGGTGAGCATTCCTAAAGAATCAAAACCGATACCGACGCCTGCTCTGGTCGGTATTCTGACCTGTGTCATGGTTGTATCCTGGGCTGTCCAGACCTTTGCAATGAAGATGGAATTCTCCCCCAGCCTTTATATCTCAGAGGATTACACGGACAATCATTTCCAGACGGACACTGACAAACGAGAAGAATTCTATACCACCTATGGGGTAGGGCTTTCCCTTGGATTTCTCGAACGTACGGGCCAGGCTGTTCTGAGTTACAGCCCTGAATTCAAGGATTACAAGAATAACTATGAATCCGATGGGTGGGAGCACAACGCCTCGTTTGCCGGCAATCTCAACCCGAGCAAGCAGGTGGCCGTTGATTTCAGCTTTAACTACGACGGCCATGGGGATGACAACCAGGGGGATACCTGGCAGCATGGTGCATATGTGGGCACGGCCATCCAGGTGACAAGGCATACGGATCTCACCCTGTCCGGGGATTACACCAAATCCTATGATCGTCAGGTGAGAACCGGTGAGTGGAAGGAAAGTGAAGACACTTCCATCACAACCAAAGTCACCCATCAGTTTGGGGAAATGAACTCCCTGGACCTTGGATATACCTATTCCTTTGACAACTATGCAGACCTGGATTCAGATGAATATGAGAGTCATGAACCCTCAGCTTTTATATCCTTCTGGTTTACGCCCCAGTGGGGATTTGATTCCAACATTTCCTTTGAAAGTAGAACCTATGAAATAGATGAAGATGAGAAAATATATACGGGTGATATCAGACTGATTAAAAAAATTACCCGGCATTTTGACACCTATGTAAAGTACAAGCATACCCGGACGAACAGGGATTCTGGGGATGAAAGCGTATACAACCCTTCTGTAGGGTTTGACTGGAGCATCACGGAGGATTCCGGCCTCAGCCTTGGGCTTGGGTACCTGATCCAGGAATGGGATACAGAGACGGACTCTGGCCTTTTTGTTGACCTTGACGCCTTTAAAACTTTTGATTTCAGCAGAAGGGGTACCCTGACCCTGTCGGCCTCAAGCGGGTATGATGCCTCAAGCGATGATGCGGCAAGCCTTGGATTTAATGTCTATTACCAGGCAGGATTCCTATACAGTTACGAAGTTACAAAAAGACTCTCGGCCGATCTTGATGGCTCCTATATCCGGGACGAATATACTGAACCCGATGTCAACCGGGTTGACAATACCACAAATCTTGGACTCTCCCTGTCGTGGATGCCCCTGCGGTGGATGAACATCAGATTCTCCTATAATTTTGAGGATTATACGTCAGACTCAGATACCATAGCGGAATACACTGAAAACAAGGCAACAATGATGGTCACCCTTTATCCTTTAAGAACCTTGCCAGCCAAGGAATTGATTTCAAGGAGTGATTTTGACAAGCGGATTTTTAAGAATTAG
- a CDS encoding TIGR03013 family XrtA/PEP-CTERM system glycosyltransferase, with protein MLRLFKQYYPLRNILFFMVEGLVIFGSVLIATVLLTRSNSYLFDLMLVVRVALVTLVCQISLYYNDLYDFQVASSVSEISIRLLQSLGITAIVLAVIYYFFPLVIIGQGAFILSILFLLVLIIGWRIFYIYVLNQGFYNEKVLILGASDLAVDIFNEVQDKIDCGYTVAAIVPFDGEDCLSGKVPDSLIVKSDRDHLCRTIFDLGINKVIAALKDSRGTFPARELLTCKTAGIEVLEGNSFYELLTGKLLVTKINPSWLIFSDGFKRSTFRMALKRMGDIIFSVVLLVLLFFPLLVVALLIKIDSRGPILFCQDRVGQGRKQYMMYKFRSMVEDAEKKSGPVWALDNDSRITRVGRVIRKFRIDEIPQVWNVFKGNMSFVGPRPERKHFTDELEEKIPYYGERFVVKPGITGWAQVSYAYGASVDDAIEKLNYDLFYIKNMSIMFDVMIVLRTIKTVVFGRGSR; from the coding sequence ATGCTGAGGCTTTTCAAACAATACTACCCTCTCAGGAACATCCTTTTTTTCATGGTCGAAGGGCTTGTGATTTTTGGCTCTGTTTTAATTGCCACCGTTCTTTTGACCCGTTCCAACTCCTATCTGTTTGACCTGATGCTGGTTGTGAGGGTCGCCCTTGTCACCCTGGTCTGTCAGATATCCTTGTACTACAATGATCTCTATGATTTCCAGGTGGCATCTTCAGTCTCTGAAATTTCCATCCGGCTTCTCCAGTCCCTGGGGATAACCGCCATTGTTCTTGCCGTTATCTACTATTTTTTTCCCCTTGTGATCATTGGCCAGGGAGCCTTTATCCTGAGCATCCTGTTTCTTCTGGTGCTGATCATTGGGTGGCGGATCTTTTATATTTATGTGCTGAACCAGGGGTTCTACAATGAAAAAGTACTGATCCTGGGTGCAAGTGATCTTGCAGTGGATATCTTTAACGAGGTCCAGGATAAGATCGACTGCGGATATACCGTTGCAGCCATTGTCCCGTTTGATGGGGAAGACTGTCTGTCGGGCAAGGTTCCTGACTCATTAATCGTCAAAAGTGACAGGGACCATCTGTGCCGGACGATTTTTGACCTGGGTATTAATAAGGTGATTGCTGCGTTAAAGGACAGCCGGGGCACCTTTCCGGCCAGGGAGCTTCTTACCTGCAAAACAGCTGGGATCGAGGTGCTCGAAGGCAATTCCTTTTATGAACTTCTCACGGGAAAACTCCTTGTTACCAAAATAAATCCCTCGTGGCTGATTTTTTCAGACGGGTTTAAACGTTCGACATTTCGAATGGCCTTAAAGCGTATGGGTGATATTATTTTTTCCGTCGTCCTGCTGGTGTTGCTTTTTTTTCCCCTTCTGGTTGTGGCGCTTTTAATTAAAATTGACTCAAGGGGTCCCATACTCTTCTGCCAGGACCGGGTGGGCCAGGGGCGCAAACAGTATATGATGTACAAATTTCGTTCCATGGTTGAGGATGCAGAAAAGAAGAGCGGACCCGTATGGGCACTGGACAATGATTCCAGAATTACCCGCGTGGGCAGGGTCATCCGAAAGTTTCGCATTGATGAAATCCCCCAGGTGTGGAATGTATTCAAGGGAAACATGAGTTTTGTCGGTCCAAGGCCGGAACGAAAGCACTTTACGGATGAGCTTGAAGAAAAAATTCCCTATTATGGGGAGCGCTTTGTGGTGAAACCCGGTATAACCGGGTGGGCTCAGGTTTCCTACGCCTATGGCGCCTCCGTGGATGATGCCATTGAAAAGTTGAATTACGATCTTTTTTATATTAAAAACATGTCCATTATGTTTGATGTGATGATCGTGCTCCGTACCATAAAAACAGTGGTGTTCGGGCGCGGATCAAGGTAG
- a CDS encoding polysaccharide biosynthesis/export family protein: MSFNRGLFVVSLISMVIGCFFQPGISRGEAQETMEDYKIGAGDVFKIDVWKEPELSLEASVVRIDGKITFPLLDDLQASGLTTMDLKAVIEKRLSDFVEAPQVTVTLISPGSQRYYILGEVNETGEYPIGKKLTILQAFAIAKGFTEWASKKEIILFRRENGQERIIRVNYKDITKGDFSNNVFIQADDTIIVP; encoded by the coding sequence ATGTCTTTTAATCGGGGTCTGTTTGTGGTAAGTCTCATTTCAATGGTGATCGGATGTTTCTTTCAGCCTGGGATTTCCCGGGGTGAAGCCCAGGAAACCATGGAAGATTACAAAATAGGGGCCGGGGATGTGTTTAAAATTGATGTGTGGAAGGAGCCGGAACTCTCCCTTGAGGCATCGGTGGTCAGAATTGACGGCAAAATAACCTTTCCCCTTCTGGATGACCTCCAGGCGTCTGGACTCACCACCATGGATCTTAAGGCCGTCATTGAAAAACGACTTTCCGATTTTGTGGAGGCCCCCCAGGTGACTGTAACCCTTATCAGTCCGGGCAGTCAGCGGTATTACATCCTTGGGGAAGTCAACGAGACGGGCGAATACCCCATTGGAAAAAAACTCACCATTTTGCAGGCATTTGCCATTGCAAAGGGGTTTACCGAGTGGGCCTCAAAGAAAGAGATCATTCTGTTTCGCCGGGAGAATGGTCAAGAGCGGATTATCCGGGTCAATTACAAGGATATCACCAAGGGTGATTTCAGCAATAATGTGTTTATCCAGGCAGACGATACCATCATCGTACCTTGA
- a CDS encoding GumC family protein: MQQIQQNQLPITPAQIIDILIRRRWIIVIPLCITLTVGLYLALTSPRTYMAETSILVQAQTVPGNYVKSIVSSGISSRISTISQQIMSMSNLEKIIDQFGLFEEEGAKDMYLEDKIEAMRKRIKVTLSSARSGADAFTISYKGSDPDKVMRITNTLTSFFMDENLKLREAQAIGTSEFLDAELEKTRKKLVDREEQLSSYRAKNMGGLPDELDSNLRTLDRLQLQLTDKQAMLRDAKNAINTLSAQIAQASKMGSQGMDDQFDFSDFGEEVGMGGEDEATLAEAEKRLDAMLLRYTRQHPDVRRLEAVIEKLRAKIEAAQAQEAAETLEPLETENLDVVEPGMNFAVMQQKTQLAQMNREIQALNAEIKSIQEKMVVYQKRVEDTPKKEQDLLSLKRDYANIQSVFNSLLDRKLEAELSVNMEKKQKGEQFRILDHARIPEKPISPDVRKMLVFSLAAGLGVAGGIIFLLEVLDFSIRRDEDIEKLGLLVLASIPPLKNPGDRLKKRLEMIFLSLAATYALVMLAAFIVLNDKGLDRVVNFIKSFING, from the coding sequence ATGCAGCAAATTCAACAAAATCAGCTACCCATAACACCCGCCCAGATCATCGATATCCTGATCAGGAGACGATGGATCATAGTCATTCCCCTTTGCATTACGTTGACTGTTGGATTATACCTTGCCCTGACCAGCCCTAGAACCTATATGGCCGAGACCTCCATCCTGGTCCAGGCCCAGACCGTTCCGGGAAATTATGTGAAATCCATTGTGTCAAGCGGCATCAGTTCAAGAATCAGTACCATTTCCCAGCAGATTATGAGTATGAGTAATCTTGAAAAGATTATTGATCAGTTCGGGCTTTTTGAGGAAGAAGGGGCCAAGGACATGTATCTGGAAGATAAGATTGAGGCCATGCGCAAACGCATCAAGGTCACCCTTTCCAGTGCGAGGTCCGGTGCCGATGCCTTTACCATTTCCTACAAGGGAAGTGATCCTGACAAGGTCATGCGGATTACCAACACCCTGACCAGCTTTTTCATGGATGAGAATCTTAAATTGCGCGAAGCACAGGCCATTGGAACCAGCGAATTTCTGGATGCCGAACTTGAAAAAACTCGAAAAAAACTGGTTGACCGGGAAGAGCAGTTATCGTCCTACCGGGCGAAAAATATGGGCGGACTGCCTGATGAGCTGGATTCCAATCTCAGAACCCTGGATCGGTTGCAACTGCAGCTCACTGACAAGCAGGCCATGCTCAGGGATGCGAAAAATGCCATCAACACCCTTAGCGCCCAGATAGCACAAGCCAGTAAAATGGGTTCCCAGGGAATGGATGATCAATTTGATTTTTCCGATTTTGGCGAAGAAGTTGGCATGGGTGGGGAGGACGAGGCAACGCTTGCCGAGGCGGAAAAACGCCTTGACGCCATGCTCCTCCGGTACACCCGGCAGCATCCGGATGTGAGACGGCTTGAGGCCGTGATTGAAAAGCTTCGCGCCAAAATTGAAGCCGCCCAGGCCCAGGAGGCTGCAGAAACGCTTGAACCCCTGGAAACGGAGAACCTTGATGTGGTTGAGCCTGGAATGAACTTTGCTGTCATGCAGCAGAAGACCCAGCTTGCCCAGATGAACCGGGAGATTCAGGCCCTTAACGCTGAAATCAAATCCATCCAGGAAAAAATGGTGGTTTACCAGAAACGGGTGGAAGATACCCCCAAGAAGGAACAGGACCTTCTTTCCCTTAAGCGAGACTATGCCAATATTCAGAGTGTTTTCAACTCTCTGCTGGACAGAAAGCTTGAGGCAGAGCTTTCCGTTAATATGGAAAAAAAGCAAAAGGGCGAGCAGTTCAGAATCCTTGACCATGCCCGAATTCCTGAAAAACCCATATCCCCGGATGTCAGGAAGATGCTTGTTTTTTCCCTGGCCGCTGGCCTGGGCGTTGCCGGTGGCATAATTTTTTTGCTTGAGGTGTTGGATTTTTCCATACGCAGGGATGAGGATATTGAGAAGCTTGGGCTTTTGGTCCTTGCATCTATTCCTCCCCTGAAAAACCCGGGGGATCGGTTAAAAAAACGACTGGAAATGATTTTTCTTTCATTAGCGGCAACCTATGCACTTGTTATGCTCGCCGCATTTATCGTTCTCAATGACAAGGGCCTGGACCGGGTTGTTAATTTTATTAAATCATTTATAAATGGCTGA
- a CDS encoding polysaccharide biosynthesis tyrosine autokinase, whose translation MGKIFKALEKSKEIDMGDSAVVENDSREDDLQDDTAGEENSRGDESPETGAHVQEDPQTIELPQSLDKSLVTHLKPHSSEAEQFRILKTTILFPKTGIPPRTIMVTSTAPGEGKSFVASNIAISIAKSIDEHVLLIDCDLRLPSLHTRFGFSDIPGLSEYLRAGKSLGSILRKTAIDKLSLLPAGKPPANPSELISSEQMRRLLQEVKGRYEDRYIIIDSPPPYLTAEANALARQVDGIIIVVKAGKTKRSDVQDLIDTYGKEKILGVVKNFADARHGFKKYEYK comes from the coding sequence TTGGGAAAGATATTTAAGGCACTGGAAAAATCCAAAGAGATCGATATGGGCGATTCTGCTGTTGTTGAAAACGACAGCAGGGAAGATGACCTGCAGGATGATACTGCTGGTGAGGAAAACAGCCGGGGAGATGAGTCGCCGGAAACAGGGGCACATGTGCAAGAAGACCCACAGACCATTGAATTGCCCCAAAGTCTGGACAAAAGCCTCGTTACCCACCTCAAACCCCATTCGTCTGAGGCCGAACAGTTCCGGATATTAAAAACAACCATTCTTTTTCCTAAAACGGGAATACCTCCCCGGACCATCATGGTTACCAGCACTGCCCCGGGGGAGGGAAAATCTTTTGTGGCAAGCAATATTGCCATCAGTATCGCAAAAAGCATTGATGAGCATGTGCTGCTCATTGACTGTGATTTAAGGCTGCCATCCCTGCACACAAGATTCGGGTTTTCAGATATTCCCGGATTAAGCGAATACCTTAGGGCGGGAAAATCCCTTGGCTCAATTTTAAGGAAAACAGCCATTGATAAGCTTTCCCTGCTTCCGGCAGGAAAACCGCCTGCCAACCCGTCCGAGCTCATCTCGTCTGAACAGATGAGACGCCTTCTCCAGGAAGTCAAAGGCAGGTATGAGGATCGATATATTATCATTGATTCACCGCCTCCCTATCTCACTGCTGAAGCCAATGCCCTGGCACGACAGGTGGACGGGATTATCATTGTGGTTAAAGCAGGAAAGACCAAACGGTCCGATGTTCAGGATCTCATTGATACCTATGGAAAAGAAAAAATTCTCGGAGTTGTGAAAAATTTTGCGGACGCCAGGCACGGGTTCAAAAAATACGAGTATAAATAA
- a CDS encoding IS91 family transposase, with product MILISTIINKFKHGFLEQYKDSILPSHQKALWAMEQCRQEHGPHMLAQCTDHDCGEKRYIPHSCGHRNCPHCQNHENQQWIENQLDKRLPAEYYLATFTLPRQLRALTWRHQKIVYSLMFDCVQETLKTFTRNDKKLGGAAGFTAILHTHSRELEYHPHIHVVMPAASINMLTRLWKKKAGYLFNERALAKVFRAKMLEALVDQGLKLPGDCPEKWIVHCKNVGNGDKAIIYLGKYLYRGVIQEKDILRCEDGMVTFRYLHAKSKKYKTRTVTGEKFLYLLMLHILPKGFRRIRCYGFLHPCSKKLIKLLQLILRVIPFRMLASRQKKRPAITCPICGAKMKIIQTQILLPLVA from the coding sequence ATGATTCTAATCTCCACAATAATCAACAAATTCAAGCATGGCTTTCTGGAGCAATACAAAGATTCAATCCTACCCAGTCACCAAAAGGCCCTCTGGGCTATGGAGCAGTGCAGGCAGGAGCATGGCCCGCACATGCTGGCACAATGCACAGATCATGACTGCGGCGAAAAAAGATATATTCCCCACTCCTGTGGTCACAGAAACTGCCCCCATTGCCAGAACCATGAAAACCAGCAGTGGATCGAAAATCAACTGGACAAGCGACTCCCGGCCGAATACTACCTGGCCACCTTCACCCTCCCCAGGCAACTTCGGGCCTTGACATGGAGGCACCAGAAAATCGTCTATTCCCTGATGTTTGATTGTGTCCAGGAGACCCTGAAAACCTTCACCCGGAACGACAAAAAACTTGGTGGAGCAGCCGGGTTCACCGCCATACTCCACACGCATTCACGAGAGCTCGAGTATCATCCCCATATTCATGTCGTCATGCCCGCGGCAAGCATCAACATGCTAACCCGTTTATGGAAGAAAAAGGCCGGATACCTCTTCAACGAAAGGGCCCTGGCAAAGGTCTTCCGGGCAAAAATGCTGGAAGCCTTGGTCGATCAGGGCCTGAAACTGCCCGGGGATTGCCCCGAAAAGTGGATTGTTCATTGCAAAAACGTCGGCAACGGCGACAAGGCCATCATCTATCTTGGAAAATATCTTTACCGGGGAGTCATTCAGGAAAAGGACATCTTGCGATGCGAAGACGGCATGGTGACCTTCCGTTACCTGCACGCAAAGTCTAAAAAATACAAAACCCGGACCGTGACCGGAGAAAAATTTCTTTATCTGCTCATGCTCCATATCCTGCCCAAGGGTTTTCGTAGAATCCGGTGTTATGGATTCCTTCATCCCTGCAGCAAGAAACTCATTAAACTCCTTCAGCTAATATTGCGAGTCATTCCATTCCGTATGCTTGCAAGCAGACAGAAAAAACGACCCGCCATCACCTGTCCCATTTGTGGAGCAAAGATGAAAATCATCCAAACACAAATTCTTCTGCCGCTGGTTGCCTGA
- a CDS encoding tyrosine-type recombinase/integrase, translated as MLESGVDLVELQQILGHVSILTTSRYTHLTTVTKNNARQAVNSLTDTFDITWGGVK; from the coding sequence ATGCTGGAATCCGGCGTAGATCTTGTCGAACTCCAGCAGATCCTGGGACATGTCAGCATCCTGACTACCTCCAGATATACTCACCTGACGACCGTCACTAAAAACAACGCCCGCCAGGCCGTCAATTCCTTGACCGACACCTTTGATATTACCTGGGGAGGTGTCAAATGA